From the genome of Mustela lutreola isolate mMusLut2 chromosome 16, mMusLut2.pri, whole genome shotgun sequence, one region includes:
- the ERICH4 gene encoding glutamate-rich protein 4: MELWGQLRQAGLVPPGLGPPPRVLREVPPVGRAGQTLLSPGADTAGARECVLWIWEELERLRQVDLQLLGRLCSLGLEMGALREELFTFLEEESLIEEEEEEEEEEEEEEPEGKQEEGHLGAFGSALHHQPPDFEMTI; the protein is encoded by the exons ATGGAGCTGTGGGGGCAACTGAGGCAGGCAGGACTGGTGCCCCCGGGGCTGGGCCCCCCTCCCCGGGTCCTGAGGGAGGTCCCCCCGGTGGGGAGAGCTGGCCAGACCCTCCTGTCCCCAGGGGCAGACACTGCAGGTGCCAGGGAGTGTGTGCTGTGGATCTGGGAGGAGCTG GAGCGCCTCCGCCAAGTGGACCTCCAGTTGCTGGGCCGGCTGTGCAGTCTGGGGCTGGAGATGGGGGCGCTTCGGGAGGAACTCTTcaccttcctggaggaggagagccTCAtcgaggaagaagaggaggaggaggaagaggaggaggaggaagagcctgaggggaagcaggaggagggacacctgggggccTTCGGCTCAGCCCTGCACCACCAGCCCCCTGACTTCGAGATGACCATCTGA